A region from the Pogoniulus pusillus isolate bPogPus1 chromosome 13, bPogPus1.pri, whole genome shotgun sequence genome encodes:
- the LOC135180908 gene encoding radial spoke head 10 homolog B-like isoform X4 — MFSEGLMHGQGTYTWADGVTYEGTFVKNVQMLSGRYTWNDGSVYEGSIKNGVRHGFGVFRSGTRPVSYVGYWCKGKRHGKGTIYYDQEHTSWYSGDWVNNVKEGWGMRCYRSGNIYVGQWEKNVRHGKGKMRWLTANQEYVGQWVYGIQHGYGTHRWLVRRMPVSQYPLRNEYLGDFVNGERHGHGKFIYANGAVYDGEWVSNKKHGKGKFVFQNGHVYEGEFRDDHIAEYPFLLDAMNAKEPSAICPGSHFASENITVMNGSENTSVLRLIVELDITSLLALLPREERHEELKQVEFAVLRHISELRRVYTFYSSLDCDQSLDNVFLMTKLQFWRFLKDCHFHHSKLTLAEMDRILSGDKRPAEKIHCPHETLLFRTFLSHLVHLAFHIYHEEHKEKGPCLSKCFSSMMSRNVLPTACHTQSIFFSEELPAVFAMSYLDKCWEMYRAFCRPSTRSPFEPTMKMRHFLWMLNDFKLLSKQLTASRVVEILVRDGPSLHDSSSTNLESEMVFLEFVEALLGCASVYVTSGMLKEQAAHDNQKSFRTKSVSEETTNVSLNSEYFLSQPLGSCEDKGHPLEEFLLDEQKEGRTEQEEEEVSLRMRQVQIFFTTKLFPAYQHEKMLREKVKENRIRDAEAAELRKIKDEELAKLIAEREAEEAKRREAAAVENISDSKAAGFKEAEKPVTPPPKEEARSVAAPAANKVPAGKKKKKK, encoded by the exons ATGTTTTCTGAAGGGCTTATGCATGGACAAGGGACTTACACATGGGCTGATGGAGTGACATACGAG GGCACATTTGTTAAGAATGTGCAGATGCTTAGTGGCCGTTACACATGGAATGATGGCAGCGTTTATGAGGGATCCATCAAGAACGGAGTTAGACATGGATTTGGAGTTTTCAGAAGTGGTACTCGTCCTGTTTCTTACGTTGGCTATTGGTGTAAAGGCAAAAGACATGGCAAG GGTACCATTTATTATGACCAGGAACATACTTCTTGGTATTCAGGTGACTGGGTAAATAATGTCAAAGAAGGATGGGGAATGAGATG CTACAGGTCTGGAAATATCTATGTAGGTCAGTGGGAGAAAAATGTTCGTCatggaaaagggaaaatgagATGGTTGACAGCTAATCAGGAGTACGTGGGACAGTGGGTGTATGGCATACAG CATGGTTATGGCACGCACAGATGGCTTGTGAGGAGAATGCCTGTGTCTCAGTATCCTTTAAGGAATGAATACCTGGGTGATTTTGTAAATGGGGAGCGGCACGGCCACGGGAAGTTCATATACGCCAATGGAGCAGTGTATGATGGTGAATGGGTCAGTAATAAAAAGCATGGCAAG GGCAAGTTTGTCTTCCAGAATGGTCATGTTTATGAGGGAGAGTTCAGAGATGATCATATAGCAGAGTATCCTTTCCTACTGGATGCAATGAATGCGAAAGAGCCGAGTGCCATTTGCCCAGGAAGTCATTTTGCCAGTG aaaatatcacagtcatgaaTGGCTCAGAAAATACTTCAGTTCTGAGATTAATTGTTGAGTTGGATATAACCTCACTGCTTGCTTTGTTGCCAAGGGAAGAGAGACATGAAGAACTGAAACAG GTAGAATTTGCTGTGTTGAGGCATATCTcagaactgagaagagtttaCACCTTCTACAGCAGCTTGGACTGTGATCAATCTCTTGACAACGTGTTCCTCATGACTAAGCTCCAGTTTTGGAGATTTCTGAAGGATTGTCATTTTCATCACTCCAAACTAACTCTTGCTGAAATGGATCGGATATTGAGCG GTGATAAAAGACCAGCTGAGAAGATACATTGTCCACATGAGACTCTACTGTTCAGAACATTTTTGTCTCACCTTGTTCATCTAGCATTTCATATCTATCATGAAGAGCACAA AGAGAAAGGCCCTTGTCTGAGTAAGTGTTTCTCAAGTATGATGTCCAGGAATGTTCTTCCCACTGCCTGTCATACCCAAA GTATCTTCTTTTCTGAAGAGCTACCTGCAGTTTTTGCCATGAGCTACCTTGACAAGTGCTGGGAAATGTACAGAGCTTTTTGTAGACCAAGTACCAGATCTCCGTTTGAACCCACCATGAAAATGAGGCACTTCCTTTGGATGTTGAAT GATTTTAAACTTCTCAGCAAACAACTAACTGCCTCAAGAGTTGTGGAAATACTTGTCAGAGATGGTCCCTCTCTACATGATAGCAGTAGCACCAACCTGGAGTCAGAG ATGGTTTTTCTTGAATTTGTTGAAGCCCTTCTTGGTTGTGCATCAGTGTACGTTACCAGTGGTATGCTTAAGGAGCAAGCAGCTCATGATAATCAGAAAAGCTTTAGAACCAAGAGTGTCTCTGAGGAAACCACAAACGTGTCTCTGAATTCAGAGTATTTTCTCTCCCAG CCATTGGGATCTTGTGAAGACAAAGGACATCCTCTTGAAGAATTTTTACTGG ATGAACAAAAAGAAGGCAGAactgagcaagaggaggaggaggttagTCTGAGGATGCGTCAGGTGCAGATATTTTTTACAACTAAATTATTTCCTGCCTACCAGCATGAAAAAATGCTGAGGGAAAAAGTAAAAGAGAATCGAATACGGgatgctgaagctgctgagctgagaAAGATCAAGGATGAGGAGCTGGCAAA ACTTATTgctgaaagagaagcagaagaggcAAAAAGAcgagaagcagctgcagtggaAAACATCTCTGACTCCAAGGCTGCAGGTTTTAAGGAGGCGGAGAAGCCTGTCACACCCCCTCCAAAGGAAGAGGCACGCAGTgtagcagccccagctgctaaCAAGGTGCCtgctggcaaaaagaaaaagaagaaataa
- the LOC135180908 gene encoding radial spoke head 10 homolog B2-like isoform X3 — translation MAKDKKKEGKKAEKSVHPLVPAQDTTAGGTSTKLTDLQTLVSEVEETQANPVHKEPEEVQEPPDQDVPLYKEPSLSLVVVKSYEGEKVRGLYEGEGFAYFEGGNTYKGMFSEGLMHGQGTYTWADGVTYEGTFVKNVQMLSGRYTWNDGSVYEGSIKNGVRHGFGVFRSGTRPVSYVGYWCKGKRHGKGTIYYDQEHTSWYSGDWVNNVKEGWGMRCYRSGNIYVGQWEKNVRHGKGKMRWLTANQEYVGQWVYGIQHGYGTHRWLVRRMPVSQYPLRNEYLGDFVNGERHGHGKFIYANGAVYDGEWVSNKKHGKGKFVFQNGHVYEGEFRDDHIAEYPFLLDAMNAKEPSAICPGSHFASENITVMNGSENTSVLRLIVELDITSLLALLPREERHEELKQVEFAVLRHISELRRVYTFYSSLDCDQSLDNVFLMTKLQFWRFLKDCHFHHSKLTLAEMDRILSGDKRPAEKIHCPHETLLFRTFLSHLVHLAFHIYHEEHKEKGPCLSKCFSSMMSRNVLPTACHTQSIFFSEELPAVFAMSYLDKCWEMYRAFCRPSTRSPFEPTMKMRHFLWMLNDFKLLSKQLTASRVVEILVRDGPSLHDSSSTNLESEPLGSCEDKGHPLEEFLLDEQKEGRTEQEEEEVSLRMRQVQIFFTTKLFPAYQHEKMLREKVKENRIRDAEAAELRKIKDEELAKLIAEREAEEAKRREAAAVENISDSKAAGFKEAEKPVTPPPKEEARSVAAPAANKVPAGKKKKKK, via the exons ATGGCAAAGGATaagaagaaagagggaaagaaggcagaaaaaTCTGTACATCCTCTGGTTCCTGCACAAGATACCACAGCTGGGGGCACTTCAACAAAGCTGACAGATCTGCAAACGCTGGTCAGTGAAGTGGAAGAAACACAGGCAAATCCAGTGCATAAAGAACCGGAGGAGGTACAGGAACCTCCGGACCAAGATGTTCCTCTATAcaaggagccttctctttctcttgttgTTGTAAAAAG CTATGAAGGTGAAAAAGTCCGTGGCTTGTATGAAGGTGAAGGATTTGCATATTTTGAAGGGGGAAATACATATAAG GGCATGTTTTCTGAAGGGCTTATGCATGGACAAGGGACTTACACATGGGCTGATGGAGTGACATACGAG GGCACATTTGTTAAGAATGTGCAGATGCTTAGTGGCCGTTACACATGGAATGATGGCAGCGTTTATGAGGGATCCATCAAGAACGGAGTTAGACATGGATTTGGAGTTTTCAGAAGTGGTACTCGTCCTGTTTCTTACGTTGGCTATTGGTGTAAAGGCAAAAGACATGGCAAG GGTACCATTTATTATGACCAGGAACATACTTCTTGGTATTCAGGTGACTGGGTAAATAATGTCAAAGAAGGATGGGGAATGAGATG CTACAGGTCTGGAAATATCTATGTAGGTCAGTGGGAGAAAAATGTTCGTCatggaaaagggaaaatgagATGGTTGACAGCTAATCAGGAGTACGTGGGACAGTGGGTGTATGGCATACAG CATGGTTATGGCACGCACAGATGGCTTGTGAGGAGAATGCCTGTGTCTCAGTATCCTTTAAGGAATGAATACCTGGGTGATTTTGTAAATGGGGAGCGGCACGGCCACGGGAAGTTCATATACGCCAATGGAGCAGTGTATGATGGTGAATGGGTCAGTAATAAAAAGCATGGCAAG GGCAAGTTTGTCTTCCAGAATGGTCATGTTTATGAGGGAGAGTTCAGAGATGATCATATAGCAGAGTATCCTTTCCTACTGGATGCAATGAATGCGAAAGAGCCGAGTGCCATTTGCCCAGGAAGTCATTTTGCCAGTG aaaatatcacagtcatgaaTGGCTCAGAAAATACTTCAGTTCTGAGATTAATTGTTGAGTTGGATATAACCTCACTGCTTGCTTTGTTGCCAAGGGAAGAGAGACATGAAGAACTGAAACAG GTAGAATTTGCTGTGTTGAGGCATATCTcagaactgagaagagtttaCACCTTCTACAGCAGCTTGGACTGTGATCAATCTCTTGACAACGTGTTCCTCATGACTAAGCTCCAGTTTTGGAGATTTCTGAAGGATTGTCATTTTCATCACTCCAAACTAACTCTTGCTGAAATGGATCGGATATTGAGCG GTGATAAAAGACCAGCTGAGAAGATACATTGTCCACATGAGACTCTACTGTTCAGAACATTTTTGTCTCACCTTGTTCATCTAGCATTTCATATCTATCATGAAGAGCACAA AGAGAAAGGCCCTTGTCTGAGTAAGTGTTTCTCAAGTATGATGTCCAGGAATGTTCTTCCCACTGCCTGTCATACCCAAA GTATCTTCTTTTCTGAAGAGCTACCTGCAGTTTTTGCCATGAGCTACCTTGACAAGTGCTGGGAAATGTACAGAGCTTTTTGTAGACCAAGTACCAGATCTCCGTTTGAACCCACCATGAAAATGAGGCACTTCCTTTGGATGTTGAAT GATTTTAAACTTCTCAGCAAACAACTAACTGCCTCAAGAGTTGTGGAAATACTTGTCAGAGATGGTCCCTCTCTACATGATAGCAGTAGCACCAACCTGGAGTCAGAG CCATTGGGATCTTGTGAAGACAAAGGACATCCTCTTGAAGAATTTTTACTGG ATGAACAAAAAGAAGGCAGAactgagcaagaggaggaggaggttagTCTGAGGATGCGTCAGGTGCAGATATTTTTTACAACTAAATTATTTCCTGCCTACCAGCATGAAAAAATGCTGAGGGAAAAAGTAAAAGAGAATCGAATACGGgatgctgaagctgctgagctgagaAAGATCAAGGATGAGGAGCTGGCAAA ACTTATTgctgaaagagaagcagaagaggcAAAAAGAcgagaagcagctgcagtggaAAACATCTCTGACTCCAAGGCTGCAGGTTTTAAGGAGGCGGAGAAGCCTGTCACACCCCCTCCAAAGGAAGAGGCACGCAGTgtagcagccccagctgctaaCAAGGTGCCtgctggcaaaaagaaaaagaagaaataa
- the LOC135180908 gene encoding radial spoke head 10 homolog B-like isoform X2 translates to MSRLMTKLLLYVFKDGIINLVCLLLISILPIHPPHVLQEQGGAPFRVRNGKKLSQWALLISYEGEKVRGLYEGEGFAYFEGGNTYKGMFSEGLMHGQGTYTWADGVTYEGTFVKNVQMLSGRYTWNDGSVYEGSIKNGVRHGFGVFRSGTRPVSYVGYWCKGKRHGKGTIYYDQEHTSWYSGDWVNNVKEGWGMRCYRSGNIYVGQWEKNVRHGKGKMRWLTANQEYVGQWVYGIQHGYGTHRWLVRRMPVSQYPLRNEYLGDFVNGERHGHGKFIYANGAVYDGEWVSNKKHGKGKFVFQNGHVYEGEFRDDHIAEYPFLLDAMNAKEPSAICPGSHFASENITVMNGSENTSVLRLIVELDITSLLALLPREERHEELKQVEFAVLRHISELRRVYTFYSSLDCDQSLDNVFLMTKLQFWRFLKDCHFHHSKLTLAEMDRILSGDKRPAEKIHCPHETLLFRTFLSHLVHLAFHIYHEEHKEKGPCLSKCFSSMMSRNVLPTACHTQSIFFSEELPAVFAMSYLDKCWEMYRAFCRPSTRSPFEPTMKMRHFLWMLNDFKLLSKQLTASRVVEILVRDGPSLHDSSSTNLESEMVFLEFVEALLGCASVYVTSGMLKEQAAHDNQKSFRTKSVSEETTNVSLNSEYFLSQPLGSCEDKGHPLEEFLLDEQKEGRTEQEEEEVSLRMRQVQIFFTTKLFPAYQHEKMLREKVKENRIRDAEAAELRKIKDEELAKLIAEREAEEAKRREAAAVENISDSKAAGFKEAEKPVTPPPKEEARSVAAPAANKVPAGKKKKKK, encoded by the exons ATGTCACGTTTAATGACTAAGTTACTGCTATATGTGTTTAAAGATGGAATAATTAATCTGGTGTGTTTACTTTTAATTAGCATTCTTCCCATCCATCCTCCACACGTTCTTCAAGAGCAGGGAGGGGCTCCTTTTCGGGTCAGGAACGGGAAGAAGCTGTCTCAGTGGGCACTGCTCATCAG CTATGAAGGTGAAAAAGTCCGTGGCTTGTATGAAGGTGAAGGATTTGCATATTTTGAAGGGGGAAATACATATAAG GGCATGTTTTCTGAAGGGCTTATGCATGGACAAGGGACTTACACATGGGCTGATGGAGTGACATACGAG GGCACATTTGTTAAGAATGTGCAGATGCTTAGTGGCCGTTACACATGGAATGATGGCAGCGTTTATGAGGGATCCATCAAGAACGGAGTTAGACATGGATTTGGAGTTTTCAGAAGTGGTACTCGTCCTGTTTCTTACGTTGGCTATTGGTGTAAAGGCAAAAGACATGGCAAG GGTACCATTTATTATGACCAGGAACATACTTCTTGGTATTCAGGTGACTGGGTAAATAATGTCAAAGAAGGATGGGGAATGAGATG CTACAGGTCTGGAAATATCTATGTAGGTCAGTGGGAGAAAAATGTTCGTCatggaaaagggaaaatgagATGGTTGACAGCTAATCAGGAGTACGTGGGACAGTGGGTGTATGGCATACAG CATGGTTATGGCACGCACAGATGGCTTGTGAGGAGAATGCCTGTGTCTCAGTATCCTTTAAGGAATGAATACCTGGGTGATTTTGTAAATGGGGAGCGGCACGGCCACGGGAAGTTCATATACGCCAATGGAGCAGTGTATGATGGTGAATGGGTCAGTAATAAAAAGCATGGCAAG GGCAAGTTTGTCTTCCAGAATGGTCATGTTTATGAGGGAGAGTTCAGAGATGATCATATAGCAGAGTATCCTTTCCTACTGGATGCAATGAATGCGAAAGAGCCGAGTGCCATTTGCCCAGGAAGTCATTTTGCCAGTG aaaatatcacagtcatgaaTGGCTCAGAAAATACTTCAGTTCTGAGATTAATTGTTGAGTTGGATATAACCTCACTGCTTGCTTTGTTGCCAAGGGAAGAGAGACATGAAGAACTGAAACAG GTAGAATTTGCTGTGTTGAGGCATATCTcagaactgagaagagtttaCACCTTCTACAGCAGCTTGGACTGTGATCAATCTCTTGACAACGTGTTCCTCATGACTAAGCTCCAGTTTTGGAGATTTCTGAAGGATTGTCATTTTCATCACTCCAAACTAACTCTTGCTGAAATGGATCGGATATTGAGCG GTGATAAAAGACCAGCTGAGAAGATACATTGTCCACATGAGACTCTACTGTTCAGAACATTTTTGTCTCACCTTGTTCATCTAGCATTTCATATCTATCATGAAGAGCACAA AGAGAAAGGCCCTTGTCTGAGTAAGTGTTTCTCAAGTATGATGTCCAGGAATGTTCTTCCCACTGCCTGTCATACCCAAA GTATCTTCTTTTCTGAAGAGCTACCTGCAGTTTTTGCCATGAGCTACCTTGACAAGTGCTGGGAAATGTACAGAGCTTTTTGTAGACCAAGTACCAGATCTCCGTTTGAACCCACCATGAAAATGAGGCACTTCCTTTGGATGTTGAAT GATTTTAAACTTCTCAGCAAACAACTAACTGCCTCAAGAGTTGTGGAAATACTTGTCAGAGATGGTCCCTCTCTACATGATAGCAGTAGCACCAACCTGGAGTCAGAG ATGGTTTTTCTTGAATTTGTTGAAGCCCTTCTTGGTTGTGCATCAGTGTACGTTACCAGTGGTATGCTTAAGGAGCAAGCAGCTCATGATAATCAGAAAAGCTTTAGAACCAAGAGTGTCTCTGAGGAAACCACAAACGTGTCTCTGAATTCAGAGTATTTTCTCTCCCAG CCATTGGGATCTTGTGAAGACAAAGGACATCCTCTTGAAGAATTTTTACTGG ATGAACAAAAAGAAGGCAGAactgagcaagaggaggaggaggttagTCTGAGGATGCGTCAGGTGCAGATATTTTTTACAACTAAATTATTTCCTGCCTACCAGCATGAAAAAATGCTGAGGGAAAAAGTAAAAGAGAATCGAATACGGgatgctgaagctgctgagctgagaAAGATCAAGGATGAGGAGCTGGCAAA ACTTATTgctgaaagagaagcagaagaggcAAAAAGAcgagaagcagctgcagtggaAAACATCTCTGACTCCAAGGCTGCAGGTTTTAAGGAGGCGGAGAAGCCTGTCACACCCCCTCCAAAGGAAGAGGCACGCAGTgtagcagccccagctgctaaCAAGGTGCCtgctggcaaaaagaaaaagaagaaataa
- the LOC135180908 gene encoding radial spoke head 10 homolog B-like isoform X1: MAKDKKKEGKKAEKSVHPLVPAQDTTAGGTSTKLTDLQTLVSEVEETQANPVHKEPEEVQEPPDQDVPLYKEPSLSLVVVKSYEGEKVRGLYEGEGFAYFEGGNTYKGMFSEGLMHGQGTYTWADGVTYEGTFVKNVQMLSGRYTWNDGSVYEGSIKNGVRHGFGVFRSGTRPVSYVGYWCKGKRHGKGTIYYDQEHTSWYSGDWVNNVKEGWGMRCYRSGNIYVGQWEKNVRHGKGKMRWLTANQEYVGQWVYGIQHGYGTHRWLVRRMPVSQYPLRNEYLGDFVNGERHGHGKFIYANGAVYDGEWVSNKKHGKGKFVFQNGHVYEGEFRDDHIAEYPFLLDAMNAKEPSAICPGSHFASENITVMNGSENTSVLRLIVELDITSLLALLPREERHEELKQVEFAVLRHISELRRVYTFYSSLDCDQSLDNVFLMTKLQFWRFLKDCHFHHSKLTLAEMDRILSGDKRPAEKIHCPHETLLFRTFLSHLVHLAFHIYHEEHKEKGPCLSKCFSSMMSRNVLPTACHTQSIFFSEELPAVFAMSYLDKCWEMYRAFCRPSTRSPFEPTMKMRHFLWMLNDFKLLSKQLTASRVVEILVRDGPSLHDSSSTNLESEMVFLEFVEALLGCASVYVTSGMLKEQAAHDNQKSFRTKSVSEETTNVSLNSEYFLSQPLGSCEDKGHPLEEFLLDEQKEGRTEQEEEEVSLRMRQVQIFFTTKLFPAYQHEKMLREKVKENRIRDAEAAELRKIKDEELAKLIAEREAEEAKRREAAAVENISDSKAAGFKEAEKPVTPPPKEEARSVAAPAANKVPAGKKKKKK; this comes from the exons ATGGCAAAGGATaagaagaaagagggaaagaaggcagaaaaaTCTGTACATCCTCTGGTTCCTGCACAAGATACCACAGCTGGGGGCACTTCAACAAAGCTGACAGATCTGCAAACGCTGGTCAGTGAAGTGGAAGAAACACAGGCAAATCCAGTGCATAAAGAACCGGAGGAGGTACAGGAACCTCCGGACCAAGATGTTCCTCTATAcaaggagccttctctttctcttgttgTTGTAAAAAG CTATGAAGGTGAAAAAGTCCGTGGCTTGTATGAAGGTGAAGGATTTGCATATTTTGAAGGGGGAAATACATATAAG GGCATGTTTTCTGAAGGGCTTATGCATGGACAAGGGACTTACACATGGGCTGATGGAGTGACATACGAG GGCACATTTGTTAAGAATGTGCAGATGCTTAGTGGCCGTTACACATGGAATGATGGCAGCGTTTATGAGGGATCCATCAAGAACGGAGTTAGACATGGATTTGGAGTTTTCAGAAGTGGTACTCGTCCTGTTTCTTACGTTGGCTATTGGTGTAAAGGCAAAAGACATGGCAAG GGTACCATTTATTATGACCAGGAACATACTTCTTGGTATTCAGGTGACTGGGTAAATAATGTCAAAGAAGGATGGGGAATGAGATG CTACAGGTCTGGAAATATCTATGTAGGTCAGTGGGAGAAAAATGTTCGTCatggaaaagggaaaatgagATGGTTGACAGCTAATCAGGAGTACGTGGGACAGTGGGTGTATGGCATACAG CATGGTTATGGCACGCACAGATGGCTTGTGAGGAGAATGCCTGTGTCTCAGTATCCTTTAAGGAATGAATACCTGGGTGATTTTGTAAATGGGGAGCGGCACGGCCACGGGAAGTTCATATACGCCAATGGAGCAGTGTATGATGGTGAATGGGTCAGTAATAAAAAGCATGGCAAG GGCAAGTTTGTCTTCCAGAATGGTCATGTTTATGAGGGAGAGTTCAGAGATGATCATATAGCAGAGTATCCTTTCCTACTGGATGCAATGAATGCGAAAGAGCCGAGTGCCATTTGCCCAGGAAGTCATTTTGCCAGTG aaaatatcacagtcatgaaTGGCTCAGAAAATACTTCAGTTCTGAGATTAATTGTTGAGTTGGATATAACCTCACTGCTTGCTTTGTTGCCAAGGGAAGAGAGACATGAAGAACTGAAACAG GTAGAATTTGCTGTGTTGAGGCATATCTcagaactgagaagagtttaCACCTTCTACAGCAGCTTGGACTGTGATCAATCTCTTGACAACGTGTTCCTCATGACTAAGCTCCAGTTTTGGAGATTTCTGAAGGATTGTCATTTTCATCACTCCAAACTAACTCTTGCTGAAATGGATCGGATATTGAGCG GTGATAAAAGACCAGCTGAGAAGATACATTGTCCACATGAGACTCTACTGTTCAGAACATTTTTGTCTCACCTTGTTCATCTAGCATTTCATATCTATCATGAAGAGCACAA AGAGAAAGGCCCTTGTCTGAGTAAGTGTTTCTCAAGTATGATGTCCAGGAATGTTCTTCCCACTGCCTGTCATACCCAAA GTATCTTCTTTTCTGAAGAGCTACCTGCAGTTTTTGCCATGAGCTACCTTGACAAGTGCTGGGAAATGTACAGAGCTTTTTGTAGACCAAGTACCAGATCTCCGTTTGAACCCACCATGAAAATGAGGCACTTCCTTTGGATGTTGAAT GATTTTAAACTTCTCAGCAAACAACTAACTGCCTCAAGAGTTGTGGAAATACTTGTCAGAGATGGTCCCTCTCTACATGATAGCAGTAGCACCAACCTGGAGTCAGAG ATGGTTTTTCTTGAATTTGTTGAAGCCCTTCTTGGTTGTGCATCAGTGTACGTTACCAGTGGTATGCTTAAGGAGCAAGCAGCTCATGATAATCAGAAAAGCTTTAGAACCAAGAGTGTCTCTGAGGAAACCACAAACGTGTCTCTGAATTCAGAGTATTTTCTCTCCCAG CCATTGGGATCTTGTGAAGACAAAGGACATCCTCTTGAAGAATTTTTACTGG ATGAACAAAAAGAAGGCAGAactgagcaagaggaggaggaggttagTCTGAGGATGCGTCAGGTGCAGATATTTTTTACAACTAAATTATTTCCTGCCTACCAGCATGAAAAAATGCTGAGGGAAAAAGTAAAAGAGAATCGAATACGGgatgctgaagctgctgagctgagaAAGATCAAGGATGAGGAGCTGGCAAA ACTTATTgctgaaagagaagcagaagaggcAAAAAGAcgagaagcagctgcagtggaAAACATCTCTGACTCCAAGGCTGCAGGTTTTAAGGAGGCGGAGAAGCCTGTCACACCCCCTCCAAAGGAAGAGGCACGCAGTgtagcagccccagctgctaaCAAGGTGCCtgctggcaaaaagaaaaagaagaaataa